One Lysinibacillus fusiformis genomic window carries:
- a CDS encoding glucosamine 6-phosphate synthetase gives MGKLSKRTILWIIPIGILGVFWYFYGPQKDITDNEYITYVKSYSIENSNQTFDTAFSSTCKNPYWVYFETQKGQDVVEFEGDCPVNNKDSKVNVQFLVDRDMTNVQYGAMLVDSKMQEEADRDKFLLALVNN, from the coding sequence ATGGGGAAACTAAGCAAACGTACTATTCTATGGATTATACCAATCGGCATATTAGGGGTGTTTTGGTATTTTTACGGTCCACAAAAGGATATTACAGATAATGAATATATTACATATGTAAAAAGCTATTCTATCGAAAATAGTAACCAAACATTCGATACAGCCTTTTCCTCAACTTGTAAAAATCCATATTGGGTCTATTTCGAAACCCAAAAGGGACAAGATGTTGTTGAATTCGAAGGAGATTGTCCAGTCAATAACAAAGATTCTAAAGTAAACGTCCAATTTTTAGTTGATCGTGACATGACAAATGTGCAGTATGGCGCTATGCTTGTGGATAGTAAAATGCAAGAGGAAGCCGATCGAGATAAGTTTCTTCTAGCATTAGTTAACAACTAA
- a CDS encoding protein phosphatase 2C domain-containing protein, translated as MNNAIEDFSWVGSQENFIDKPSFLQLNHIGVGRYGGNSNAGQYKNEDGCLVWFNVKEDWEFIILLDAHNTSESAKIILKHFDNEKSQIKDLLSLPTNHQTFKRLEDKILNLFQSEEFLSVCRKVTGETACLIVARKDKYVWWFSVGDCILYLFHQELAALSQYQLNQRQFYEWIGQVNTFEQEVPCYTVGKRELRQGENRLFLTTDGLIECPNEPYSNPINIYNSFNNQNDDESNIWSMLKNIKNNDVRDSTTIVSLKVNISKRATRPSNQ; from the coding sequence ATGAATAACGCTATCGAAGATTTTAGTTGGGTTGGTAGCCAAGAAAATTTCATTGATAAACCAAGTTTTCTTCAACTCAATCATATTGGAGTTGGGCGTTATGGTGGTAATTCAAATGCAGGACAGTATAAGAACGAAGATGGGTGTTTGGTTTGGTTCAATGTAAAGGAAGATTGGGAGTTCATCATTCTTCTTGATGCTCATAATACATCAGAGAGTGCAAAAATAATTTTGAAACATTTCGATAATGAAAAATCCCAAATTAAAGATTTATTATCCTTACCGACAAATCATCAAACTTTTAAAAGGTTGGAAGATAAGATTTTAAATTTGTTTCAATCTGAAGAGTTCTTATCTGTTTGTCGAAAAGTTACAGGGGAAACCGCCTGTTTAATTGTGGCAAGGAAAGATAAGTATGTTTGGTGGTTTTCTGTCGGTGACTGTATTCTTTATTTATTTCATCAAGAATTAGCTGCGCTAAGTCAATATCAGTTAAATCAAAGACAATTTTATGAATGGATAGGTCAAGTCAATACTTTTGAACAAGAAGTTCCTTGCTACACTGTTGGGAAAAGGGAATTAAGACAAGGAGAAAATCGTCTGTTCCTTACAACCGATGGTTTAATTGAATGTCCGAATGAACCATATTCAAACCCGATAAACATTTATAATTCGTTCAATAACCAGAATGATGATGAAAGTAACATTTGGTCCATGCTAAAGAACATCAAGAATAATGATGTCAGAGATAGCACTACGATAGTTTCCTTGAAGGTAAATATTTCGAAGAGAGCTACCAGACCAAGCAATCAGTAG
- a CDS encoding HIT family protein encodes MNDCFICNKHAGNIQTSGVMIYEDKYVFVGHIDRNGNPNYLGHIMIDLKRHVPTLADMTMEEAKAFGVIMAWISKALRESENAEHIYSFVSGNSVPHLHMHLVARYPNTPKEYWGPSEVYNWESAPMGDNNDVIELCNRLKTFLENNPYE; translated from the coding sequence TTGAACGATTGTTTTATTTGTAATAAACACGCTGGTAACATTCAAACTTCAGGAGTAATGATTTACGAAGACAAATATGTTTTTGTTGGTCATATTGATAGAAATGGAAATCCAAACTATCTTGGTCATATTATGATTGATTTAAAAAGACACGTTCCGACACTTGCTGATATGACAATGGAAGAAGCAAAAGCGTTTGGTGTCATTATGGCTTGGATTAGTAAAGCTCTAAGAGAGTCAGAAAATGCTGAACACATCTATTCATTTGTTTCAGGAAATTCAGTTCCACATCTTCATATGCATCTAGTAGCCCGCTATCCAAATACGCCAAAAGAATATTGGGGACCATCCGAGGTTTACAATTGGGAAAGTGCTCCTATGGGCGACAATAATGATGTTATTGAACTTTGTAATCGCCTTAAAACATTTCTAGAGAATAATCCATATGAATAA
- a CDS encoding DUF2785 domain-containing protein, protein MLDLQRIEKDEYQLREGEQHQHFLPLLLQYIGDPQPELRDNLIYPMFYMWIKEENRFSGEELRSLLTVLTDENHLFYNIGSEDDQSIFTRTFSALPIALIIQHHRQNPFLNQEEIEQLMQAMLRYYKEEKDLRGYLSVEGWAHSVSHGADVFVELVQCEESSVAMLREVFVAISGMLHNGRHIFSDEDDERLVNIVDTMIDKELLPHQEIADWISCLAQCCNLSRSRSQVIARVNSKNFLRSLYFRRVQDSRGNELNTAMLGTEAKLNRFSIS, encoded by the coding sequence ATGCTGGATTTGCAAAGAATTGAGAAGGATGAGTATCAGTTACGCGAAGGTGAGCAGCATCAACATTTCTTACCTTTGTTACTTCAATATATTGGCGATCCTCAGCCAGAATTACGGGATAACCTGATTTATCCGATGTTTTATATGTGGATTAAGGAAGAGAATAGGTTCAGTGGAGAGGAGTTGCGTAGCCTCTTAACTGTTCTGACTGATGAGAACCATTTGTTCTATAATATTGGCAGCGAGGATGATCAGTCAATTTTCACAAGGACGTTTTCTGCCTTGCCTATCGCTTTGATTATACAACACCACAGACAGAATCCATTTTTAAATCAAGAAGAAATTGAGCAATTAATGCAAGCAATGCTCCGTTATTATAAAGAGGAGAAGGATCTGCGGGGTTACCTTTCAGTAGAAGGCTGGGCTCACAGCGTGTCTCACGGTGCAGATGTTTTTGTCGAGCTGGTACAGTGCGAGGAGAGCAGCGTTGCAATGCTGCGTGAGGTTTTTGTCGCTATTTCTGGCATGCTACATAATGGAAGACATATTTTTAGTGATGAGGATGATGAGCGGTTGGTCAACATCGTGGATACGATGATTGACAAAGAGTTACTTCCACATCAAGAAATCGCTGATTGGATTAGCTGCTTAGCGCAATGCTGCAATTTGTCGAGAAGTCGCAGTCAGGTGATTGCTCGCGTGAACAGCAAGAATTTTTTACGCAGTCTCTATTTCAGAAGGGTACAAGATAGCCGAGGAAATGAGCTTAATACTGCCATGCTTGGTACTGAGGCAAAATTGAACAGATTTTCTATCAGTTAA